CAATCTTGTAAAATAGGTTTGGGGTTAACCACTTGTTGAAGATCATGCTAATTGTTTTCCAGGTTTCCTTAAGGAAAATTATGAAACTTTCTTCCGTCCCCCACTTCCTCCCAGCAAAATCAATTCCATTCAGAAAGTGGGTTTTGGAACAAATAATAAAATCTTCCTAGAATTTGAGGAGCCATTTTGGGAACCAGAATGTGATTTGATCAAACTGGTCTGGGAGGATGAATCTCCATTAAATAATCGGTCACCAGATCTGCAAAAGACATGGTTCAGGAAGATCCTTGGCTTTATCATCCTCAAACCAGCAGAAAGGTAACTATGCACATAGTCTATTTCAGTATTCGAGTTATCTAGCATTGTGTTTTTTTGTGATTCTCTCCAGTCTTCGAATTACTGTTTTGAGAACATTTCTAGTGTCTGAATATGCTTTAATAAGAAACAGTGTTTTGCTGCCAGTGCTGTAACCAGCTGATTGTCACTAAGCAAGAGCTTTCGTGCACTTCTTTGGCGGGTTGGTGGGTGGGATGGACAGGATTGAACCAACACACTGTGCTGTTAGTAAAGTCATTGTAACAAAGGAATGAGAAATGGGTGTTCCTGGTAACCTTTTGCATCCTAGCACTGGCTGGGCTGGAGTGATACTGTAAGACTGTATGGCTCAAGATAAGGGTGTAAAACCTGATTATATAGTTTTATAATACCTGCCTTTCTGATGCTGAGCAAATCTTTTCCTTCCAGCTGTCAAAATTTGTCTGTAATGTTGAATTTTGATTCTCAAATTATACAAAAGCTTGATTCAAGTCAGTTATTTTAGCAATGATTTGTTATTCAGCCCCTATACTCAGTGGAGAGAATGGCTTTCAATGCAgaaagcttttctttcatacAGCAGCAATGAAATTGATGTATATTTAATTGCACAAGAACCTGTTTTCCATGATGTTTCACTTATTCACTTGTAACACAAGTATTTACGAACCCACAGTAAGGCAATTTCCGAATGTGGCATTTCTGATAACcatttaattttaatgatttaacTAACGTATCTGCAATACTCTGCCATGGTAGAGGCAAGTTTCATAATGGCCTTCAAGGGAATTGGATTAATATATGGTAGAGAAAAATTTAACAAGACTAttgagaaagggctgaggaatgAAATGAGAGCCAGCGCGCACATGAttggccaaatggtttccttctgtgctgtaactattctatAATCAAGTTATATTTTACTTGAAGTCTGGTAATGGACACATAATAAGAATTTATTCTACAGGATTAAATGATCAACAAGTTAGAATTCATTGAGATAAATGAAGAACTCTCAATTCTTGAGTGAATattaaggaatcaaggaatataggtAGTGCGGGAACAtgacattgaggtagaagatgatTCGTGATCTGGATGAATAGAGGTGCTTCAAAGAGCCCAATGTcactctcctgctcctattttgtatgtTATGTCTGTTCAGTGATAAGAGGCCAGCATTAATTTCCTTAAATGGTTCAACTGTTAATTAGTGTTTGAAAAATAAAGTTTAGAATTTATGTTATATACATTTTTGAATATACTAATACAGCAGAGTTGAAGCATATTGTGTGAAGGTTGTGAAATGAACCCaggagagttgagagcttcaggttcctaggagtgaacatcaccaatagcttttcctggttcaaccacagccaagaaagctcaccagcacctctacttcctcaggaggctaaagaaatttggatgtcccctttggccctcaccaatttttatcaatgctccatagaaagcatcctatctggatgcatcacagcttctatggcaactgctctgcccaaaaccgcaagcaactgcagagaggtgtggatacagctcagcacatcacggaaaccagcctcccctccaaggacttgtctatacttctctctgccttggtaaagcagccagcataatcaaagaccccacccaccccagacattatcTCTTCGCcctcctctcatcaggcagaagatacaaaagcctgaaagcacgtaccaccaggctcaagaatagcttctgtcccactattatatgactattgaacagttccctagtatgataacatgaactcttgacatcacaatctacctcgttatggccttgcaccttattgtctacctgcactgcactttctctgtaactagcactcgattctgcattctgttattgttttaccttgtactacctcaatgcattgttgtaatgaattgatgaacggtatgcaagatgagtttttcactgtacctcggtacatgtgacaataataaaccaacttgccAATATTTATAGTTTTTTTCAGATTGCATGTCCTTGTGTTCTGGTTGCAGATACGGCCACGTTCTCTTAGCTGTGCTTGCTGGGCAGGAAGCCAACTTTATGGAGCAGTTACCTGATTCTGAAGTTAAAGATTGTTTGACACAAGTCATACACCAATTTACAGGTACAATTTCTCACATATTGTAGCAATACGAGCAGTTATTCAAACACCCTACAAAATACTTATAAGGACTTTTTATTTAGGAAACCCCTTAATACCTCCACCAAAGAATATACTGCGATCAAAATGGCACAGTGATCGGTTCACAAAGGGATCCTACAGTTATACCGAAGTTGGCAGTTCAGGTGATGATATTGATATCATTgcacaacctctaccatcaaaGTCTGCAAAGGAACAGGTACtatatgattttgttttcttaattaGGTGTATACATTCATATTTTAtatcttaaaaattaaaattactgtTTTGGATCATCATCCTCTTGGGCactcccttgggatcaaggatgacttgcttccactccagttctgaggtggctgatgagcccTGTGTGAGattcacagactctgccacaggtgatgTTGGATGGGGAAGGTGTCTGGATTGATTTTACTTAAGTACAAAGCCCATCTTCATGTGTGCTTCAGTGGAAGAATCAATGATAACTTGAAACAAAGCCTCCAAATGTGCACAAATGCACCAATGTACTGTAATTCGGTGACCGAGGTTGGGTGATCCTGGTTCTAGCTGAGatggaaggcacggtagtgtagcggttagtgtaacactttacagcgccagcgacccgggttcaattccggccattgccagtaaggagtttgtacattctccccgtgtctgtgtgggtttcctccgggtgctccagtttcctcccacattccaaagacttacgggttgggagttgtgggcatgctgtgttggcaccggaaacatggtgacacttgcgggctgcccccaggacactctacacaaaagatgcatttcactgtgtgtttcgatgtacatgtgactaataaagatatcttacagcaAGTAAAACTGGCAGAATGTTATCATTCATTAGTAGAGGAATTGAATATgaatgcagggagattgtgcttCAGTTATGTAAAGCATTGGTGAGATTACATCTggggcactgtgtacagtttcagtctccttatttaaggaaggatgttaatgtgttggaagcagttcagagagagTTTGCCAGATTAATACCTAGAATGAGtaggttgtctcatgaggaagaGTTGGCCAAGCCAGGAATGTATCCAATAGACTTTAGAAAAgtgaagggacttgattgaaacgtacaagatcctgaggagacatgacagggtagatatggagatgatatttcctcttgtgggaaaatctagaactatggATCGCTGTTTAAAATAgaggattgcccatttaagataaaGATaggatgattttctttttctctcagacaATCACAGGTCATTGGAACTCTCCAAATATTTTTAAGACGTAGGTAGATGTttgataagcaagtgggtgaaaggttaatgcaggtaaatgcaaatgcagAGTTATGGATGGAATCTTTCAGCCACTGGGAGATGTTTGTTGAGGAGGATCCTTGTGATAATTTACCTTGTGGCAGAGAACATGAAGACCCCTCTGTAATTACTGCAATCAGACCTCTCCATTCTTGAAGAGGATCTCAATTGCAGTATCTCTGAGGTCTCCTGGAATgctctcctcttcccagatggtaGATAAGGTCAGGAATTTGCAATGGAAGTACTCCCCTGCCTTGTTTTAGAGCCTTGGGTGTTTTTCAGCTGTCATGGCCTTTTCAGCCTCCTGCCATGCTGGGCTGGCATGGAGGTTGCATTAAATACTGTGCCATGGGGAGGATCCAAAGGCACTTGTGTCAAAGATAGAGTCTCAATTGAGAAATCCTTAATGTGTTCCTTCCAGTGAGCACTGATTGCCTTTCTCGCATTTTTAATCTTCATTCTCATTTTTAATCTTCATTtaacctttttttcttttcatttcttcagATATGTTATACAGGCTGGTCACTTTGCCTTTTTCCTAATgatgaaatattaatattttataaacTATTCATTGTAACAAGATGTACCTTCAAGTTATGAACATCAGAGCTGGAGCAGGGACACAGCTGGCCTGCCCACTCTACCAATCagtgagaccatggctgatccaatgGGTGAAGTCTACTTAGATCATAAGCAATAGAAGTGTTTGAGGATGGATACTTGTGATTCACAGTGcaatttaataattttacattGCTATTAGCCTTTGCAGGTGCTTTTTGCTGGCGAAGCCACTCACCGGACATTTTATTCTACCACCCATGGTGCCTTGGAATCAGGACAGAGGGAAGCTGATCGTCTGAGAGACCACTATTGGCTTCACATCTCCAGAAATCCCAAACTTTAAAACTTCATTCATCATTCTAAAGGCACGCTTATCATCTGTCTTTTATAATTAAACTTCTTAGATAGTCCAAGTATCTAATCTAAATTTAGCTGCAAGTTGAAATGGTTAATTATTATTGAATGCCTTTTATGAATCATGTTGCTGCACATAGACTGTCTATTCATGATGATACAAGagaccagatgctggaatccagatgaaggctgttgacccaaaacgtcgactgtccattttcctccacagatgctgcctgacccactgagttcctccagctttttgtgtgttgctgtgtaTTCATGGGTTTCAGTGTTAAGATACTGGAAACTTTGTACAGttaggctgtccctgggtaatgaatgggttctggtTTTACAGATAtacataagtcgattttgtccacaagtcaaaaatacacaaaaatcactcgatatggtaaccatacctccacagtgttgtaatgaatggcatcagaaaCACATGAGACTgatcagaaagaacaattactagaagttgagggagagaggaaactagttttgccatTCATGGGAATGTATGTATGATCTATGTACATCGAACTTTTGAATTTCaatgatattatgggagcttgtttgtgtGTATGGATATCtgtaagtcaggcgtttgtaatGTGGGGACTGCTTGGAAGGGAAGTTCATCAGTGGGGTACAGCAGAGAAAATTGAGAACTATTGTTCAGAAGGAAGTAGTTTAAGCAGGCACTggacaaagatatttaaaataccACAGACTTTTTCCACTGTAAGGCCTTTGGGCCTGAGAATCAGTTCAAAACAACTATTCTTTGCTGAAATTCATTCAGTCGGAGTTTGTCTCCAAATCTGTCGTCATTTTCATGTTGCCCGCTACCATTCCGCTGTCTTTCTCACCTCCCTGCCATAGATAGGTCCTGCTGACTTTTTATCTCTCATTGCTTCCATGGCTTTGATTTTGATCCTTCTGAGTTTAAGTATCAATAATTTTCTGTGCTGGGTGAACTCTGGACTGATCACTCACAGAAGGATGGTGCCAAAGAATAATGAGGGCAGAGAAAGGTAGCAGGCAGTGACAGGGCTACTTGGAGACAGCTTGCAAGGGTTGTCCACATGGAGTGAGGCAGGAGAGATGACTGAGAAGGCCAGAGACGATTACAGTGTTTTCAGTCTAATACCAGTGACAGAGCTGGGAGACAGCCAGTTGCCAGTACTGTATAGAATGAAATCAGTTGAATTCCTGCAACACTGCCTATATTGGCATTGGTTGCAAGCTCTGTCAGTCAAACACAGAATTTAGTGGTCATACGATTAATACTGGAAAATGAAATCATTAGCAAGTTTTGCTGATACTTGAACTGTTATCTGCATTAATTTTTGTTGGAACAAACACATTTTGTCCATTAGTAATTGCAACGATATTTACTGTTTTGTAATTAATTCATGGATTTCCAGTGGTTTGATTACAGGTAGTGCAGGGCTATACCTGGAACATGATTTCTAATGTTTTTTCATGATTCTGTGACAATCAAATGCAATAACTTACCAAATGCTGTATCAGCCAGTTTATTGAAGTAATATATCACATATCTCATTGCTTGTGTTGAAGGGTacaagaatcaggtttattaccactgacctatgtcatgaaatttgttgttttgaggcagcagtacagtgcaagacataaaaatttactgtaagttataaaataaataaactctgcaaaagaggaataatgaggtagtgttcatggaccattcagaaatctgatggcggaggggaagcagctgttcctatAATGCTAGCCTCTTAGATATTGACTAATTAGTTTACAGAACTTGGTtaacctgaaaaataaatttcttttctcTTATCCCAGTTGTGCTTGTTCTCAAGTATATACATTTTAAACTTTATGCTATATATGTTGATATTGTAAATGGGTTTATAAGGTATGTATTCACAGTTTCATTATACATTGAGTATAGTGTAAATGTTTCTCTTAGGAACATGTAGAGTAGTAGACCAGTCAAGTTAGTTCagggaaataaatcagaaaatatagTTGAATaatagactaagggagctagaggaCTTGATCTGAAACAGTCACCCTTTTCCTCTTATTTTTCTGTGTCTTTTTGATGAAAATTATTCCCTTAGTTAactgaaatataaatgcaaacataTTACTTGTGTAGAAATAAagcattacagatgctggaaatctgaaataataagtgctgaaatactcaacaggtaaggcagtatctgtggagggagaaacaaaggtaacatttcaggttgatgtctGTTTTGTTTGGATTATTTGTAGTATTTATGCAGTGATTTACTCAATGTGAGAGTCTTCATCTGGTAATATTGTTTCCTTAATAATTCACAATTTATAGATTAAGGAGATGACCTTACTAATTTTTTTCATCTGACTGGAATGAATCTTGAGGTTTATATCTCCACTATTCCAACTGGAAAACCATTTATCTTAAATTTTCTTCTCATGAGTTTTAATGTAAGGTGCAAGGTTTTGGTATTTTGGTGCATCTACGAATAGGCCTCCATACTAACCTCATTCATGCTGTTTATTACCCCCATGTGCCCTCCACCCAAACCCCTTCAAGCTGTCTATTTCATGCCTCTATACTTGATGCTCATAACTCTGTCCtttgataagatgtctttattagtcacatgtacattgaagcaacTTTTCTCTGCATAGCCCTCATTGCTTGAATGTCATCCCTGTcttggtgatcaaaactgaaaattattttcaaaatgcagAAGAATTTGTAGATTATTAAATGCCTTTCATCCTGATACTTTCTATCAATGACAGATTCTTAATGTTGAAATACTGTATCTGTGCCTCAGTTGATTTCAATTACATCCTGTGAATCCAACTGCTGGAATTAAAACTGACTCTGCTGTATATTAAATGAAAACTCAGAATATGTAACAATTTCTTTGGTGTAGTACTGTATGGACATTTCatgaacaatgctggaaatgcacttATTGCACTCTGCACTGTCAAGTGAGTTTGAAATTTCTGGTTATATTGTATCCagaaaactgatttttttccattcatttaaaattaccaaatctattaaatatttattcagcactcatttgcatttatataagattaaatttaaaagtatttGTCACAATTAATTGAAGTAATTAGATATtgcaattaaaattataaattaaacaAGAGCATCTTGATCTGCAACTTATGCTAGCGCAAATGACATGAACGAAGAAACGGGAGCCCTGCAGATGAGGACTGCTCTCAGCAGTCCTAGATTGCAGGAATGCCCTTTGCTTCCACTGTGGTTGCTGCACAACAGAGGTTTCAGAAGGGCACCTTGCAttgtaattagggatggacagcaAATGCAATTTCACTAACCTTGCTCACATTCTGAgagtaaatattaaaaaaatataaataagtCAAATGACAGAACAAATAAAgctgattaaaattaaaatgagcaCATTTCTATGGCATCAAAACATCCCAAACCATTCTGTCAATGAAAAGTAATCACATTAATACAAGTAAATGTAGCTGACTTTTAAACAGAAATGAGATaactgaccagataatttgttttaataacaTTTGAGGGATAAGTGGTCTCCAAAACATTAAAAGATCTCCCATGTTGCTTCAAACAGGATATTTTGCTGAGATGAATGTGCTGGTCACCTCGGTATTCCTTGTCTTAGTGCTTTCATTGTTTGTGAagctagaggaagtgggtgagatccttaatgagtacttcgcatcagtattcaccaaggagaaggatatgttTGATGGTGAGATTAAAGAGGGGTATGTTGAATTCTAGGACATGTTGATATGTAAAGTGTCTTGAAAAATgttaaggtgggtaagtccccagggtctgacagaGTATATTTCAGGATAGTGACGGACACCAGGGAGGAGATTGGTGGAGCCTTGACAGAAGTCATTGTATCCTCTTTAGttgcaggtgaggtgccagaaaactggagaagagctaatgttgttcctttgtttaagaagggcaatggggtcaaaccaggaaattacaggccattgAGACTTAaggagtggaagcagatgcgatagcaacatttcagaggcatttaggcaggcacatgaacaaacagggatataaaccatgtgtGGGCAAACGggatgtttaatttggcatcatgattagtgtggacatggtgggcagaagggcctgttcctgtgctgtacttgtcTATGTTTCTATATGTTGTGGATACCAGTGTGGACTACAACCCCTGGCACTTCACCCTCTGTTCAAAATGATAAGCAGTCATACAGTGACACTTGACCCTGTtgccagggaggcaacatatcatcctgaagtcatgcccacAAGCACAGAAACCCCTGTTACTAACTCCATAATTTCCCTTTTTTGCACATCAACTCTTCAAAGTTGTGCATTGCAATGGTGCAAATCTAGACTGAGTAGGGTAGCAGCTTTGTGTCAGCAACAATCAGTTGTAATTTGCCTCCAACCACAATATGATTGGTTTAATTTTAATCAAGGTCTAGCAATGGTTTGAAATACATTCAGGAGACTAATCTCTCAAATCTGTCTGATAAAGGACTATTAAATTCTCTGTTTGGAATAACATGCAATTAACTTTAATCTGATGGAAAAAAATCTTGGAAGTTTTACATTACTGAAATATACTCCTAACTTTTAGGatgctgttacgtaccagcaacaatagaaacacaatgagccatgcataagtgttagaaactattttattaataattacttgtaataataagaaaaatgaaaacattagatattaaacattaaccccaagactaaactcgaagtgtgtgtgtgtggcaaattctcaAACCCCAAGTcgaggaatagttctcaaagttcaattcagcaagtcataagctagaacgtgagcaaaggcttttgcacaaccaccgttgactgaaaaaatgtagagagagtttatgaaatccacatgttccacgatggaacccaaacgacacctaaATCTCcaaagatctccactgctttgttttgaagtatctg
This genomic stretch from Pristis pectinata isolate sPriPec2 chromosome 30, sPriPec2.1.pri, whole genome shotgun sequence harbors:
- the paox gene encoding peroxisomal N(1)-acetyl-spermine/spermidine oxidase isoform X2 gives rise to the protein MGAQWIHGPSKQNAVFQLASQYHLLDEAAMSEENQAVQLNTHLPAVSICYTSSGKRVDPEISASMEELYSVLILKSREFFQSKAEPVQSLGEFLKREIARCAEEWKDDEEVCNLKLALLNVEFKIECCVAGTDSLDLLALQPFGEYVILPGIDCTFPSGFNSLIDEMMKSLPKDIVSFNKPVKYIHWNGSFKTPEAPEHSYSVLVECENGEIIPADHVIVTVPLGFLKENYETFFRPPLPPSKINSIQKVGFGTNNKIFLEFEEPFWEPECDLIKLVWEDESPLNNRSPDLQKTWFRKILGFIILKPAERYGHVLLAVLAGQEANFMEQLPDSEVKDCLTQVIHQFTGNPLIPPPKNILRSKWHSDRFTKGSYSYTEVGSSGDDIDIIAQPLPSKSAKEQPLQVLFAGEATHRTFYSTTHGALESGQREADRLRDHYWLHISRNPKL